The Ziziphus jujuba cultivar Dongzao chromosome 1, ASM3175591v1 genome segment atcatctccatccattcttcccattctaagtaagctTTTGGATCACTTTCAcccaaaaatggtggtataTTGACCATAATATTTCAgaggtcatcatcttcttctcggCTCGCCTTCCACAGTTTTGACTTCCttagagtgcaaaaatatcttcgAACTCCTCCTCAAGGTTATCTCCAAAGTCACCTACTCCAACTTCTTCCCCAAAACATCTGCAACCTCCTTGATATCGACCACGGCCTCCATGTAACTCCATCCTTGGATTTGGTCCTCCTTAGGAATTTTCAAATctatccattctttgatctagtttatcaaagcgagcattcatccttcATAATTGCTCCAAAACCACTTGCATGTCAGTAGGTGTGGATGGGCTCCCGGAAGCTTTAGATTCTCCTTTGAACCCCATGgaatcctctccaagttctAATCCTTGAATTTGACATGATAGTGACATAATACAAGAAAACCTCAccaaaattcactccctcacgtgtatcactcaaacaaggtcttgttCACTCATGTTTACACGCTAGTTTCTACTTTTGACcattttttaagctcacactctcttgctttTTTCCCACTTGAAAGAATACCTCTAAGTTCTTTACAAACACACTTAAAACAGCAACTAAAGCATAAATAtgtcctaattaaacttatcaataaaacagcaacaaaaGTAAGCAATTACCGACTGAATTTTGAATacctaattctcggctttttctaaccaaaagaagaaaaaataacaagCGATTTTTAGGTTCAATAAAAGAATAGACCAGAATATTATGAGACCAAAAATTCAAAgatcaaatttagaaaaagaattcaatcaattaacaagaacaaaattcaaataaagtaTGAGATAGTTGTTAGTTATAGTTCTCGTTATCTAAGTCTGTGTCTCAAATCCGTAAACCAATTTTAGTCCAATCAATTAACACcaatattcaaatatccagcaaccaatattgaatgaataaacAGTAACTCCAACAAACATAATTGAATTTTCCAAAtccaaatcaaattcaaattttcaacttCTCCAAACCGGccttttttttgtaaatttttttttaaactttggctttttcttttttttttctttttttaatcacaaatcACAATAACATCAACATAAACTCCAGCAGCTCAATCATCAGCGCTGAAACAAGCAAAACCGGCCACCATTGAAGTGTGTGCACAAATGATGTATTAGATCATCCTTGCTTCTGCCTTGGcctgatttcatggcctcttagtGTGCTCAATCACGTTCATAGGCCAACAAATCCATCCATTGCTGCGCGTAGTCCACaaatgtactaaaacagcttcctggaTCCATTTATGCCTTCACCACATGGATGCTCAGTACGGGCTTAGAATCTTTAGGTataatcatgccttcttgagactTAATCACactttgtatgaagctaaccaaattgtccttaaatctcttagcttgtgcccttgtaATTGATCCGGTCTTTAAttgcacaggatcagcaccccagcagattGTAGGCTGTGCGGGTATAGGGGGATGCTCATCACTAAATTAGCTaatgattggacaaagacagcttaTTTGAAAAAccagtcaactactttccaaaacTGAAAATTAGACTTCTaaattaggaaatagtcttttattttggtttttgttttaattatttgctcCACAAATCTATTTagaaaggttgatattttaatattttgattgtaaattccatatttaaaattacGGAATTGAtgaatacaaattagattatgaAAACTAAGTGAATTTCAAACACATCAATACTCTAGACCCTAGtgattttagggttttgttATATAACTCAAAcctattttattcaggtttgatctatcttattttctttgttttgtttttttgttattctgcaattttaacattaggttaagattgcttCTATCCATACACATTctgtatatttaaaaaaaaaaaatttcctagctTAATTAggtttctttcttgtttgcaTACTAGTCCTTGATAATTTGGtttgttgttgattttcttttgctggTTTTAATCTTAAGtagtttcattcatatattcaaaaaaaaaaaaaaaaaagagaggaattttgggaatatattgcataaacctaaaattttgaaatttgttagtTTGGAAGGTGCAATCGGGTTTGACAACCTGTTTGGCATTGAagttgtgatatatatatatatatatatatttggtggtGATTGTACTGCTGGATTTGGTGTTGATATTCCTTGttggtgattaaaaaaaaaaaaaaagggccaaagttaaaaaatatatgtatattgcacAAAAGCCGGTTTTGAGAGAGTTgaaaatttgagtttgtttgGTGTGGAAATTCAGTTATGTTTGTTGAAATTGCTGTTTGCTCATCCAAATTTGtggctggatatttgaatattggtgtcaattgattggattaaaattggtttaaggatttgacacacaaacttaaattacaaggactacaaccaacaactatcctatattttgttCCAATTGAAATCTTGTTAATTGTTGaatccttttctaaattttatgcttaaatttttttatctctcATTAATCTGGTATATTCCTTTATTGAATATGAAAATTGCTtgttattttttccttcttcttagtTAGTAAagccgagactaggttttatcattCACTCGAAATTTGTTTACTATTTGTTTctgttttattgataggtttaactaggacatacttgtgatctaattgttggttttaagtgtgtttattaaaaatttgagataacgtttgagtggaaaaaagcaaAAGAGTGTGAGCTTTTAATAGGGTTGAAAAGCTAAAACACGAGTGAATGAGACACTGTTTGAGTGATACATGTAAAGGAGTAAATTTGGTGAGGTTTTCTCATATTAATTCATTAACATGACAaattcaagaataagaagaggaggtgaCTCAATAAGAGAACTTGGAGAGGAATCTGTGGGGGTTCAAAGGCGAATCTAAGGCATCAGAATGTTCATCGAGACCTAAGGACATGCAAGCGGTGTTGAAACAATTACAAAGGATAAATGTTCGATTTGATCAAATTGATCTAAGGATAGACAGGTTTGAAAATTCACAAGGAAGACCAAACCCTAGGATGGAACCATATAGAGGACGTGGTTGAGGTAAAAGAAGGCCACGAACATTTTAGGGAGGAATTTGAAGAAAGTGATTTTGAAGTTAATTTTAAGGAGGTGCATGAAGACATAtatgcactccaaggaaggcaaacctGCGGAAGACAAGCccgagatgaagatgatgatctcagaaatattaaagtcaacataccaccattttttagaaaaaatgatccggaagcttacttggaatggaaaAAAaggatggagatgatctttaattgtcataactattcggaaaCTAAAAATGTTAAGTTGTCCACTttagaatttggacattatgcgtTGCAATGGTTGAATAATGAGAAAACTACCCGaaaaagagttggtgatgagctAATAACCACTTGCagataaatgaaaggagccatgaggaaaaggTTTGTTCTAAGCCATTACCATAGAATGTTGCATTAATGGTTACAagctttgtctcaaggaagtagaacCGTGGAAGAATATTACAAGGAGATAGAGATGCTAATggtgaggttaagcatgaataagGACCATGACCCAACAATGGCTAGGTTTATTGGAGGATTACTATTTAGCCCAAGAATTAAACTAGTTTTTCGACTAAAACCTTGTCTTCTCCGATGATAGTTACAGCTGCTCCAATTGATCCTTGTGCAGGATACACAAGGAGTATATTAAAACAAGGAAATGGTGAGCATGAACTCTTGATTATTCTCTTCAAAGATATGCTCTTAGAAAGGTAGGCTTAAGCTCATATCTCTCTTTCGCTcttagtctctctctctctctctctctctctctctctctctctctttttaccTCATTTTCTCTTTCTAACTTTTGACAGCAAACAGCAAAAATATAGAAGGGAATTAGTCCCATGATTTGAATGGGGGAAAGAGGggcaaattaataatttcattaaGTCCAAAATGCCGTACCTTAATGGCTCTCTCTTTCTTAGTCTTCTCAAGGGTATTCTTGTTCTTTAGTTGCATTTTCTTACTAAAATTACTTTAACACCGCCCCATTCTTCTGACTTCATTTCTTCTGCCCAAGGTTGGACTTGACCATTCATAATCATAGATATTTAATTACCCAATACTAAATCTTTATTGATCCAAATtaacacaattttaaattttacacttaataaatatataaataatttaatttatcaaaacaagtgaagtatatatgtatatatatgtatataattgtttttgagtctttaaaaaacttttattgttaaaattttctattttgacCCATAAAAATCTAGATAATTAACCTCAAAATTGAAATTGGGATGCTGTGGTGGCAGCAGAATCTCCCCGATTTTTGTATGTCTTTGAATTATACGATCTTTTGGGGGTAGACATTATGGTTTCTAATTAAATCGGTactctttttcccttttattattttgtccACTGTGATTTTTCTTGAATAAAGGTTTAATGAGGCTGATTTTCTTCTACTTTGTTATTGGCTGTGTTAGCCTTTCTGTATACCTCCCTTTACCTTTGttactttcttttatttctaaTAATATTTACATTATGTTTAGATtgaaaagtagaaagaaaaaaaaaaaaagataaatttaatgaagaaagaaaaacaaaataaaaagaaaatatttataataattatttgtttcaatgtttattaattgaactggaaggaaaaataaaaaataatcaatatagtttatatttttacaaaaacgctttaacatataatatttcaattaattaatttcaattaataaaagtaatatcaaaatattaaaaaatttcattattattattattattattgttttttcctGTTTACTACCAAACTTAAGTGgaaaactaaattttttaaaacaagcatctattcatttttttttttccttgtcttGTCCTTTCCCCTCTTATTTTAACAatccaaacaaataaattaatttttttcttctcatttctcctttagttttttcaattcaaacatAGTGTTAGTGTTAGATTATGACAGTATATGATTAGAGGGTGTTAGCATAATTGGGATATCCTACTCATTGCTTGTCATAATCATTTtttctgattattattattattttattttaaaattgatattatgtggagaaaaaagttttttttttttttttctttttaaaggaaGGGTGAAAATCCATCAAATGCTCATGTGCACAGCATATGCTGAATTCGACGGAAATTGCTGTTAAAAGGACATTATGCAAACTTCGACTGAGTTTGGAATGcaaaatgcttaaaaaaaaataaaataaaataaaatagaatgcgaagtgcaaataccaaaataatttaGGATGCactgataaataatattaggaTACATTGATGTCAACAATGTATTTCCTAATTTACTAACATTCCTATTGCCACTTTATCAAAGTTGCAAACAAAAGTTTGTGGTTGAACCATGTGGGCGACAGCGGCGCCTTTCTCTTGCTTTGCTAGCTCTAAACTCTCCCTTCCAGCCTCCCCGACATATCGTAGTGAGTGCAGCTCTTTGAAGATCAGAGCATCTTTCTTCGATTATCCTCTTGCAAGCAGAATCATGGTTAGAAGTAAAGTTGCACAATTGTCATCTTCGGttctgctttctttttctttttactcataatatttattgatttctCGTCTGGTCTTTTTCGCTTCTGATGCTTCTCATTGACGATATCTTTCCCAATTACTGAATTtggggtttatttatttatttgtttatttattattattatttttatttttatgttcatCTAGCTACTCTTTGTTCTTGTGATTTTTCGTATTATTTATATAGCGGATCCATTTTTCCCTAGAGatttttcattgatttttacttttatttttattttttatccttgttattatttttatgggtCTTCTTGATTGGgtaatttttaggttttttagaTTGTTGGATTAATAATTTAATCCCAAACGTAAGACGATTTTGGCAGTAATGTTATTGTAGCAAAAATTGAAACTGTAACTTGGTTTGGTATCTGCAGAGTTATGGCCTAAGATATGTATGGCTAAAAgttaaaatggaaattttgaaatggtaaagCTGGGATTATGAATGATGTAGCCTTGCAGAAGATTTGAATGGTTGCTACTGAAAATAATGGAAATTGTGAAATAGTAAGCCTGGAATTAGGGATGATTTAGTAGTTAAGGGACAAAAAGATACCCAagatagccttttttttttttttttttcttttaattgtaaGATTGGATTATCTATATGCTCAAAGATATTGATTGCCAAATATCAACAAGACGTTGTGGAGGGTTCATCttcttatatttaataaatgagAAGGTGGAGGCTAGAATGAAGTACAGATTGACGTAGCCAACTATGGAAATAGTTCATGTGCTATTACATGTCCAATGAGTCCACAAGATAGAACTGATTTTTAACATAGACATGCAGGaagttaaaaaaggaaaaaaaaacattggtagggaaaagaaaaagcaaaaagaaaaaaaaaaaaaggaattgtcTGCTGTGTTtggtaatataaatatttgacgAAAGAAGTGGAGAAGATAGAGAAGTGCCACCTTCGTCACCAGAATTTAGGGAAAATGAAAATCACTATTGCTTATAGCCCTATTTTCTacttgatttattttttcctcactAAAATCTAATCTTGAAACTTAGCTAGTATCATGGAAAACAAAAGTTTGGACTCGAAGTTAATGAGGCATATGTTTGAAGTTATAATGAAGAAGTAAAGATAGAATAGAACTGTAGCTGACGCCTAGTAGGAAGGTAGAGCTTTCTTAAGCTGATATATGTAAGTTGAAATGTGACAGTAGTGATTTTTACTTCAAAAGTACTAGTATATGTGTCATGTGATGATATGCATGCATGATTACCAATCTGCATGCATTTCTTATACATGCCTAATTATGTATGTGCATacagattttgtttttggtcgAACTACTCTCTTACTTGTTAGTGCATCCTTATAACAATTTTGCGGCCCATTCTCTACTTGGTTGTGAGCTTTATTTTCTTAGATTtattgtctttatttatttatttgttttcttgaacTCTTTACAACTACATAATAGACTTCTTGTGGTTGTACGATACAGGAATCCCTGTTTGGTGGATAATTCTTCttataatctttttatttcaagctagttctttatattttttaagttagGCTTGCTCAAGGAGGCCACTCAGGTGACAAATTAGATATTTTGTATTGGAAAATGAGTTATTTGGCTTCCATaattcatcatttttatttaagttaatgcTTTAAATGTTAAATAAGAGCAATAATTAACCATTGGAACATTTCTAAGCTAATGCACCTTAGACTCTTTTCTACTATTTAGTTTAATGATATTATAGTTGAATAAATTAGAATGACTTTAATCTCTGAACAAGCTCAATATGATAATAAACACAAAGAAGCTTCCATAATATCAtatgttattcatttatttgcaCATACAGTATAATATTTTTGTCTCTCTGTGTGTTGTCCCAAGTTTAATTATCTAATGCAGATAAGTTTTCTAACTGATAAGCAAGCATCTGTGTTATAAAACCTGTTCTGGAATATTTTAGGTGGAAAAGTAAGATATTGAATGAAAACattcaaatttacaaaataaggaatatcttttaaaataatcattaaCATTCccatatgcaaaattataaaatactgaTATGACAAAAATGCTGGAAAACAGGAGCCTCTTTGGTTATTTCAGTTTATAACGTTCTTGTGCtcaaaataatgaaaacaaTACAAAATGTGAAAAATGCCCCCATGAATGGTGTTTTTAAAATGTTCATAATTAAATGGCAGCTTGAATTCtggaaaaattcaaaatgatttTTTAGGAAGGAGGAAGGGAGGGAAAGAGGGAGGAAGGGAGGCTGCAAGGACACTTCTAAATTAAAAGCTTTTGtagatcaaatttatttaaaattttaaaaaaatactgaGAATAAATTGTTTTGGTGCATAATATTAACAATGTTGCTCAAAAAAAGCtttgatttagattttttttgttcatataGGCAAGCAATTTGAATATCGATCAGCCAATATaatcaaaatctatataaaaaaataaataaataaataaagaggggAAAACTCACAGTATGTTAAAGTTTGGGGGAAATTGCATCGGAGAAATGTCTACTGGCCAAATTGAAGCTGAAGTTAAGGTTGAAAAgggtattttgtaatttttctaaaaactaTTCAAGAGATGCTGGGTAATCTATGTCTGATTGTTCACTGAGCCAATATTGTATAAACGACAAGATTATTTAGAGATAAAAGGACTTTAAGGCTAATAATGTATGATAAAATTTCTTCTTATGTATATCTCATGTAATCCTCTCATCCTCTAGCATTTCTTAGTAGGAAAGACCAAATAATCTAAAATGCAAGCAAAATgaactaatataatttttaccaGATGCTGATAGATCTTCCAAAGTTTAGTCTACAAAAATAACTTTTTCATAATTCTAATTCTTATTTTCTTTGTGTCGCAGATTTACCATATTCAACTAGCGAAAATTGTTTGCATGATAAGTTTTCGAAGTTTGGCAGGATAGCAGAAGGTGTGTCATTGTCTTTACTTTTTTGCTCTCAGGAAACATTAAGGATGTTTCCTTGAATTCCTTCATTTTTTACAATGGTCTTCCGGTCACTTACTTTCTATAGATGTTGACTTGGACAGTTAAACTTGTTAAGGATGAAAAGACAACAAGGTCAAGAGGGTTTGCCTTTATTCAATTTAGGAGTCAAGATGAGGCTATGCTTGCTTTGGAAAATATGGATAATCAGGTTTTACTTTTTTCCTCATCTCTTGCTttgaaatttttagaatttcTCAAAATTGGAAAGCTCATCGTTTTTGTTTTAATAGAATCTTGATGGTAGGGTGATTTATATAGAAATAGCAAAACCAGGGAGACATGCTTTTGGAGGATATCCAAGAGCCTCTGGTCGACCAAATCAACAGCATTTACAGGTTCAAGAGGACGTATCAGACTGCTGGTACTaattaaaaacaacattttagctacaggatatatatatatatatatatatatgtatatggtacTGTTTTCTGTTTGGTGTAGCAATGAAAAGTTGattcattaataaatttatttattgtttttccatatagtttattataaatatttattcacAATAGTGGTGATTTTATTCACCACTTCTAAAAATAATGATGCATGACCGCCGGCAAGGTTGGATTTAATTAGGTTCAACCAAACTATCTAGACTATGAGAAATTTCTTCCATAATATTCTAGAGAAGTCTAGTAGAACCTCATCTATTAAATATTCCTTATAAATATTTGTAGAgtagtttaaaattatttagagACTTGCTAGATAGATGACATGTGTACTTATCTAGAATATTATATACCTCTAGATATATGTCAAATCTTAGGTTGGATGTACAATTGTCACACAAGAATTCAAAGGCCTTCCcctgctttttattttatgctttttattttaaagagtatATTTGTCGTTGTAAAGAGCACTTCaaagcattttttaaaatagtgtGGAGTTCATGAAACTAATGAAGTGCCCATTAAACGTGTTCTAAGAGTAACATAAGTTTTCGCATTTTGGCAAACTCCTAAATTCTACTTCCTACATTGAACTTTTTAGTCTCCGGATTTGCGTCAGTGTGTGACTTAGCAAGGGTGGTGCTAAGTTCCATACTGAAAGCGTTAGTTGAAAGCGTTAGTtaattagtgttttttttttaaggataaatGTCAGTTGATTAGTGTCTTTTTTCTATGGAAGACGGCGTTAAACATCAATGGAAAATGAAACTTTATTCTTCTAACGTGATCACTCATGCAaataaggcttttttttttttaattaaacaatatgAATATGCGGTGAGCATGCATTTAAGAATGGCAATGGGGCAAGACAGCCCATTCCTTGCTCTACTGTCCCAAATTGTTatgttttcttaattattttattttatttttatttatttattttttttcgttttaCGTAATTCTACTGCTATAATCAAACAAGaacataacataataaaaaaataaaaataaaaaataaaaaacccccTCAATGACACGATGAAATTAAGATCCACATTCTACAAACCTTGCCAAATCAAGTACAATACAAACTCAAAATCAAACTTATGAATCAAACATAAATGACATATtgtaaaagaaatgaaagttCTAAATTTGAAATCAAAAGATAAAAGTTCTAGACCTCATCTCAAGGTTATAGAGCCTAAGAAAGCAGAATATGGAAATCTAGCATGAAGATGTTAGCAGCAGGCAGTTAATGCTAACAATCGGCGATCGATATTCAAAAGTTAGCTATCGGAAGTAAAATGTCAGCGATTTAACTAGTTAAACTCAAGGTCAAAGGCTGAATCACTTCAACTTgtgatataaattatatatatatatatatatatatatttcaaattccTCTGTTTCCGCAACTTTTATCCTGAAAAATGGATCCTGTTCTTTTTTATGAGGAAATCTATTTTCAAAAGTAAACAGAAGCCGTTGATGCTGAGAAAATTTTAGAGGCTAAACAATTTGGCGTGGTA includes the following:
- the LOC107434102 gene encoding uncharacterized protein LOC107434102 isoform X2 → MWATAAPFSCFASSKLSLPASPTYRSECSSLKIRASFFDYPLASRIMVRNLPYSTSENCLHDKFSKFGRIAEVKLVKDEKTTRSRGFAFIQFRSQDEAMLALENMDNQNLDGRVIYIEIAKPGRHAFGGYPRASGRPNQQHLQVQEDVSDCWY
- the LOC107434102 gene encoding uncharacterized protein LOC107434102 isoform X3 — protein: MWATAAPFSCFASSKLSLPASPTYRSECSSLKIRASFFDYPLASRIMVRNLPYSTSENCLHDKFSKFGRIAEVKLVKDEKTTRSRGFAFIQFRSQDEAMLALENMDNQK
- the LOC107434102 gene encoding uncharacterized protein LOC107434102 isoform X1 → MWATAAPFSCFASSKLSLPASPTYRSECSSLKIRASFFDYPLASRIMVRNLPYSTSENCLHDKFSKFGRIAEVKLVKDEKTTRSRGFAFIQFRSQDEAMLALENMDNQGDLYRNSKTRETCFWRISKSLWSTKSTAFTGSRGRIRLLVLIKNNILATGYIYIYIYMYMVLFSVWCSNEKLIH